ATCCGCTGGTGCGCTGCCCGGCATCCTAAAGAGTTATAAAGTCTTCTTTTTCTGAAGAAAAAAGAAGCAAAAAGACTTTTTCTCCGGTTGGTCAGTGCCTACGGCACTGCCCGCTCCGAGAAGACGGGAGAAAAGTTTTTTGGTTCTTTTTTTCAAAAAAGAGCAAACTCATGGGCTTCTCACTGGCCGCCGGTGCGGGCGCTGACCAGACGCTCGGCGAGGACGGCGGCGATGATGATCGCGCCGATCGCCGAGCCCTGCCAGAATGGCGAGACGCCGAGCAGATTGAGGCCGTTTCGGATCATCACCATGATCAGAACGCCGATCAGCGTGCCGATGATCGAGCCGCGCCCGCCGGCGAGACTTGCCCCGCCGATGACGACGGCGGCGATGGCATCGAGTTCCAGCGCCGTCCCCGCGAGCGGGTCGATCGAGAGGATCTGTGCCGAGAGCAGGACGCCGGCGACCGCGGCGAGCGCGCCCGAGACGATATAGGGCAGGATGCTGTAGGCGAGCACGTTGAGGCCGGCGGCCCGCGCCGCCTCACGGTTCGAGCCGATGGCATAGATCGTCCGCCCGCCCTTGGTGAACGTGAGATAGAGCCAGGTCAGCACATAAAGGGCGAGCAGTGTTGCGACATTCGAGGGAATGCCGAGGATCGGGGTGTAGACGAGATCGTTGAACCCCGGCGGCAGGTCGGAGATCGAGTTCTGGCCGGAGAAGATATAGGCGAGGCTGCGCCCGATCGCCATCACGCCGAGGGTTACGACGAATGAGGCGAGGCCGAAGCGGGCCACCAGCACGCCGGAGAAAAGCCCGATCCCGGCTCCCGCCGCCACCGCAACGACAATCCCGCCGAGAATGCCGGCATGCGGCATCGCAAGCCCCATCAAGACCGCGGTCACCCCGAGCACCGAGCCCACCGAGAGATCGATCCCGCCGGTCAGGATCACGAAGGTCATCCCGGCGGAGACGATCCCGGTCACCACCGACTGATCGAGGAGGTTGAGGAGATTATTGGTCTGCAGGAAAAAGGGCGAGGCCAGCGATAGCGCGAGGAAGACGGCCAGAGCGAGGCCGAGCATCCTGATTTCCAGCCTCGCGGCGAGGCGGCGGAGCGAGCCCCGCCGGTTGATGGTCTCTGACATGCCGGTTCGATCTCACATCTGACGGGTCACGAGGTCGCCGACGCGCCGGGCGATGGCCGCGGCGTCGGGCAAGGGCAGGCGGGCAACCGAGACCCCGATCACCCCGAAATCATGGCCGCGATGGCTGCGCAGCGGAACCAGGAGGGTATGGCGGCTGCCATCGGGCTCGGCGATGAAGCGCGCCTGCGCCTCCCCGGCTGCCGCGCCGAGTGCGGCAGCGATTCGGGTTTCGCTGAACAGCGGCGTCGCGCCGGTGGCAAACCCCGGATCGGCCTCGCCGGCGCCGCCGGCGCGCGCGAGGCAGAATAGCCGCCCGCCATCACGCAGCGCCCAGAACGCGGCGCCGCCGGTTTCCTCGGCCAGTTCGCCGAGCAGCCGCGTGGTTGCCGCCATCGAGCTGCGCGGTGCCGCGAACAGGGTGAGCTTGGCTTCATCCAGCACCGCGCTCGCCATCTCGGCGCTGGTGGTGCCGTCGCTGATGACGACGATCCGCGAGCACAGCCCGAGCAATTCCTCGAAATCCGAGGAAACGACGAGGATCGCGGTGCCGGCGTCGGCGGCGTCACGCAGCATGGCGTAAATCGCCGCGCGGGTGCCGATATCGACGCCCTTGGTCGGCTCGTCGAGGAGCAGCACTTTGGGGTCGAGCAAAAGCCAACGCGCGAGAATGATCTTCTGCTGCATGCCGCCCGAGAAATTCAGCATAGTGGCGTCGAGCAGCCGCTCTTGCGGCAGCTCGAGGGTCTCGAGCAGGGCCTTGACCCGCGCCTCGCGGGCGCGATAGCCGAGGCCAAAGCCGCGATGGGCCGAGAGATGGCCGAGGAGGAGGTTTTCGCGCACCGAGAAATCGGGCACGATGCTCTGGCCGCGCCGATCCTCGGGCACGAAGGCGATGCCGGCCCTGATCGCTTGCGCCGGATGGCGGGCGGCAAACGGGCGGCCATGGAGATGGATGTCGCCGGCGGTCTTGGCGCGCAGGCCGAACAGGGTCTCCAGCGTCTCCGACCGCCCGGCCCCGACCAGCCCGCCGAGGCCGAGGATTTCGCCCCGATGAAGCGTGAACGAGACATCGCGCACCAGCGGCGGCGCGCTGAGGCCGCGCACCGTGAGCACGGGCGCGGCGGTGTCCATGGGGGCGCGCGCGTTATGGATGCGCCCGAGTTCCTGCCCGACCATTAGCCGCACGATATCGGCCTGGCTCAGGCGCGCCGTCGCCAGCCCCTGGGCGACCGTTCGCCCCTCGCGCATCACCGTGACACGATCGGTGATCGCGAGCACTTCCTCGAGCCGGTGTGAAACGAAAACCAGGCCACGCCCGTCGGCGCGGAGCCGCGCCATCACGTCAAACAGCCGCTCGACCTCGCTCGGGCTCAAGGACGCGGTGGGCTCGTCGAAAATGATCACCGCGGCATCGACGGCGAGCGCCTTGGCGATCTCGACCAATTGCCGCTGCGCCGCCGAGAGCCGCCGGACCTCGACCGTGAGCGGGAGCGAGGCGGTCTGGCCGAGAATCGCGAGAATGTCCTCTGCCCGCGCCCGCCAAGGGCGGCGGCGGAGCAAGCCCGGGCGCGCGAGGTCGGGGAGAAAAATGTTTTCGAGGACCGAGAGATCAGGGGCGAGGCTGGTCTCCTGCAACACCATGCCGATCCCGGCGGCGATCGCCTCACGCGGGCCGCTCGGGTCGAAAGCGGCGCCGCGCCAGAGCAAGGTGCCGCCATCGCGCCGGATATGGCCGCTGATCACCCGCGACAGGGTGGATTTTCCGGCGCCGTTGGCCCCGAGCAGCCCATGCACCTCGCCGCCGCGCAGGTCGAAGGTCGCGCCGGCGAGGGCACGGGTCTGGCCGAAGCGCTTTTCGATCCCGTGCGCCTCGAGAAGCGGCGACGGCGAAAGCGCCGCCGCCTTCGCCGCCGCGGCGCCTGCCATCAGGGCAGTTCGCCGGCGAACACCGTGCGTTTGATGACCGGCAGCATGCGATCGACATTCTCGCTGGTGATCACCAGGATCGGCACCGTGGTCTGCTTGGGCACGCTCGCGCCGCGGAAATGCATGAGCAGGGCTTCCGCCGATTTCACGCCCATTTCATAGGGCTGCTGCATTCCCGAGCCGACCACCTGGCCGGATTTGATCAGTTGCACCAGCTCAGGCGTGCCATCGAAGGCAGCGACGAGGATCTGCCCCTCGCGCCGCGCCGCCTTGATCGCGCGCAAGGCGCCGGTGGTCGGCTGGTCGGTCTGGATGAAGAGGCCACGGAGATCGGGATGCGCGGTCAGCATGTCCTGGACGAAGCGGAAGGTCTCATCGGTCGTGTAGGACTGCATTTGCTGGAGCGGCACTTCCTTGACGATGCCGGCCTCGCGCATCGCGGTGCGGAAACCAGCGGTGCGCGCTTGGCCGTTCTTGCGCGCTTGGCTGATGGTGACCATGCCGTAGCTGCCATCCTGCCAGCCCTTGGCCTTGATCTTCGCGGCCAGCACTTTGCCGATGCCATAGGCGCCGTCGAAATTATCGGAAATCACGAAGGAAACGTATTCGCCGGAATTGGTGCCGATATCGGAGACGACGACCGGGATATTGGCCTTCTCCGCGAGCCCGAGCACCGCCGGCGCGGTCGAACTGTCGGTCGGCGAGATGCAGATGCCGGCAACGCCACGGGCGATGACGTCTTGCGCGTTCTTCAATTGCGTCGCCGCGTTGTTGTGGCTGTCGAGCGCGGTGAAGCCATAGCCCTGCGCCTTGGCGGTGTCGCCGATACCCTTGGCGAGATAGCGCCAGAACGGCAGATCGAGCCCGGGGGTGAGATAGACGATGGTCTTTTCGCCGG
This portion of the Acidibrevibacterium fodinaquatile genome encodes:
- a CDS encoding ABC transporter permease, which translates into the protein MSETINRRGSLRRLAARLEIRMLGLALAVFLALSLASPFFLQTNNLLNLLDQSVVTGIVSAGMTFVILTGGIDLSVGSVLGVTAVLMGLAMPHAGILGGIVVAVAAGAGIGLFSGVLVARFGLASFVVTLGVMAIGRSLAYIFSGQNSISDLPPGFNDLVYTPILGIPSNVATLLALYVLTWLYLTFTKGGRTIYAIGSNREAARAAGLNVLAYSILPYIVSGALAAVAGVLLSAQILSIDPLAGTALELDAIAAVVIGGASLAGGRGSIIGTLIGVLIMVMIRNGLNLLGVSPFWQGSAIGAIIIAAVLAERLVSARTGGQ
- a CDS encoding sugar ABC transporter ATP-binding protein, producing MAGAAAAKAAALSPSPLLEAHGIEKRFGQTRALAGATFDLRGGEVHGLLGANGAGKSTLSRVISGHIRRDGGTLLWRGAAFDPSGPREAIAAGIGMVLQETSLAPDLSVLENIFLPDLARPGLLRRRPWRARAEDILAILGQTASLPLTVEVRRLSAAQRQLVEIAKALAVDAAVIIFDEPTASLSPSEVERLFDVMARLRADGRGLVFVSHRLEEVLAITDRVTVMREGRTVAQGLATARLSQADIVRLMVGQELGRIHNARAPMDTAAPVLTVRGLSAPPLVRDVSFTLHRGEILGLGGLVGAGRSETLETLFGLRAKTAGDIHLHGRPFAARHPAQAIRAGIAFVPEDRRGQSIVPDFSVRENLLLGHLSAHRGFGLGYRAREARVKALLETLELPQERLLDATMLNFSGGMQQKIILARWLLLDPKVLLLDEPTKGVDIGTRAAIYAMLRDAADAGTAILVVSSDFEELLGLCSRIVVISDGTTSAEMASAVLDEAKLTLFAAPRSSMAATTRLLGELAEETGGAAFWALRDGGRLFCLARAGGAGEADPGFATGATPLFSETRIAAALGAAAGEAQARFIAEPDGSRHTLLVPLRSHRGHDFGVIGVSVARLPLPDAAAIARRVGDLVTRQM
- a CDS encoding substrate-binding domain-containing protein, producing MQRRSLLQAAAGAVALGALPLAARAGEKTIVYLTPGLDLPFWRYLAKGIGDTAKAQGYGFTALDSHNNAATQLKNAQDVIARGVAGICISPTDSSTAPAVLGLAEKANIPVVVSDIGTNSGEYVSFVISDNFDGAYGIGKVLAAKIKAKGWQDGSYGMVTISQARKNGQARTAGFRTAMREAGIVKEVPLQQMQSYTTDETFRFVQDMLTAHPDLRGLFIQTDQPTTGALRAIKAARREGQILVAAFDGTPELVQLIKSGQVVGSGMQQPYEMGVKSAEALLMHFRGASVPKQTTVPILVITSENVDRMLPVIKRTVFAGELP